A section of the Perognathus longimembris pacificus isolate PPM17 chromosome 7, ASM2315922v1, whole genome shotgun sequence genome encodes:
- the Laptm5 gene encoding lysosomal-associated transmembrane protein 5, translating into MAPRAALVRQTCCCFNVRIATSALAIYHMIMSVLLFIEHSVEVAHGKASCRFSRAVYLRMADVISSFLLIVMLFLISLSLLIGVVKSREKCLLPFLSLQVMDFLFCLLTLLGSYMELPAYLKFGSRTQPGHSRVPLMTLQLMDFCLSILTLFSSYMEVPAYLNFKSMNHMNYLPSQEGVPHSQFVKVMIIFSIAFITVLILKTYMFKCVWQCYQLIKHMNSAAERSSSKMISKVVLPTYEEALSLPSKSPEGVPVPPPYSEV; encoded by the exons ATGGCCCCCCGCGCAGCCCTTGTCCGCCAAACCTGCTGTTGTTTCAATGTCCGGATTGCAACCTCAGCCCTGGCCATCTATCACATG ATCATGAGCGTCCTGTTGTTCATTGAGCACTCGGTGGAGGTGGCTCACGGCAAAGCCTCCTGCAGGTTCTCCAGGGCTGTCTACCTAAGGATGG CTGATGTGATCTCCAGCTTCCTGCTCATCGTGATGCTCTTTCTCATTAGCCTGAGCCTGCTGATTGGTGTGGTCAAG AGCCGGGAGAAGTGCCTGCTGCCCTTCCTGTCTCTACAAGTCATGGACTTCCTGTTCTGCTTGCTCACGCTGCTGGGCTCCTACATGGAGCTGCCTGCCTATCTCAAGTTCGGCTCCCGGACCCAGCCT GGCCATTCTAGGGTCCCGCTGATGACCTTGCAGCTGATGGACTTTTGCCTGAGCATCCTGACCCTCTTCAGCTCCTACATGGAAGTGCCCGCCTATCTCAACTTCAAGTCCATGAACCACATG AATTATCTCCCGAGCCAGGAGGGTGTGCCTCACAGCCAGTTTGTCAAAGTGATGATCATCTTTTCCATTGCCTTCATCACGGTTCTCATCCTCAAG ACCTACATGTTCAAGTGCGTGTGGCAATGCTACCAACTCATCAAGCACATGAACTCGGCAGCAGAGAGGAGCAGCTCCAAGATGATCTCAAAG GTGGTCCTGCCAACCTACGAGGAAGCCCTATCTCTGCCCTCCAAGTCTCCAGAGGGGGTTCCTGTACCGCCCCCGTATTCAGAAGTGTGA